One Priestia filamentosa DNA segment encodes these proteins:
- a CDS encoding pro-sigmaK processing inhibitor BofA family protein produces the protein MEPIWIISILVGLIILILITGGIQKSFKLLGSGIVRFLIGALLLFFANIIGAQFGLHVPINLITTAVAGLLGVCGVGALVVINLWIM, from the coding sequence ATGGAACCTATATGGATTATTTCTATACTAGTAGGGCTTATTATTTTAATTCTAATAACAGGAGGGATACAAAAGTCTTTTAAATTGTTAGGGAGCGGTATTGTTCGTTTCTTAATTGGGGCTCTTTTACTTTTCTTTGCAAATATCATAGGAGCTCAGTTCGGCTTACATGTTCCCATTAATTTAATTACTACTGCAGTAGCTGGTTTGTTAGGGGTATGTGGGGTAGGAGCACTAGTTGTTATTAACTTATGGATTATGTAA